The Arachis duranensis cultivar V14167 chromosome 2, aradu.V14167.gnm2.J7QH, whole genome shotgun sequence genome has a window encoding:
- the LOC107475195 gene encoding laccase-4 has protein sequence MGSSSWIKVLLFVALILPALVECKVRHYTFHVETKNFTRLCSSKSIVTVNGKFPGPTLYAREGDNVLVKVVNRVNHNVTIHWHGIRQLRTGWADGPAYVTQCPIQPGNSFVYNFTITGQRGTLLWHAHVNWLRSTLHGALVILPKRGVHYPFPKPDDELVLVLGEWWKSDTEAVINEALKSGLAPNVSDAHTINGLPGTVTNCSTQEVYNLPVESGKTYLLRIINAALNEELFFKIAGHKLTVVEVDATYVKPFKIDTILIAPGQTTNVLLEADQKSGKYLVAVSPFMEAPIAVDNLTATATLHYTGILQNTPTVLTTPPPKNATKIANNFLDSLKALNSNRYPVNVPHTIDHSLFFTVGLGINPCPTCKAGNGSRAVASINNVTFSMPTTALLQAHYFNIKGVFTTDFPGNPPIVFNFTGAGPKNLQTTVGTKLYKVKYNDTVQLVLQDTGIIAPESHPVHLHGFNFYIIGRGVGNYNNKTDPKSFNLVDPVERNTVGVPTGGWVAIRFRADNPGVWFMHCHLEVHTTWGLKMAFLVENGKGPKQSVILPPKDLPKC, from the exons atgggttcttcttcttggaTTAAAGTGTTGCTTTTTGTAGCTTTGATTCTCCCAGCTTTGGTTGAATGCAAAGTGAGGCACTACACATTCCAC GTGGAGACTAAGAACTTCACTAGACTATGTTCAAGCAAATCAATTGTCACCGTTAATGGGAAGTTCCCTGGCCCCACTCTTTACGCTAGAGAAGGTGATAATGTGCTGGTCAAAGTGGTCAACAGAGTCAACCACAATGTTACAATCCATTG GCATGGGATTAGACAGTTGAGAACTGGTTGGGCTGATGGGCCTGCATATGTGACACAGTGCCCAATTCAACCAGGAAACAGCTTTGTTTACAACTTCACCATAACAGGACAAAGAGGAACACTTCTTTGGCATGCACATGTTAATTGGCTAAGGTCCACTCTTCATGGAGCCTTGGTTATCTTGCCCAAGAGGGGTGTCCATTATCCTTTCCCTAAGCCTGATGATGAATTGGTTCTTGTATTAG gaGAATGGTGGAAATCAGATACCGAAGCAGTTATCAATGAAGCTCTTAAATCAGGTTTGGCACCAAATGTCTCAGATGCTCATACCATTAACGGCCTTCCAGGGACAGTTACCAATTGTTCTACACAAg AAGTATACAACCTACCTGTGGAAAGTGGCAAAACCTACCTTCTGAGAATCATCAACGCTGCACTCAATGAGGAACTCTTCTTCAAAATCGCAGGCCACAAGCTCACCGTGGTTGAAGTTGATGCCACATATGTCAAGCCCTTCAAAATTGACACCATTCTCATAGCTCCAGGTCAAACCACCAATGTCCTTCTAGAAGCTGACCAAAAATCTGGCAAATATTTAGTTGCAGTCTCTCCATTCATGGAAGCACCAATTGCAGTTGACAACTTAACCGCCACGGCAACACTTCACTACACTGGAATTCTCCAAAATACCCCTACAGTACTCACAACTCCTCCCCCCAAAAACGCGACAAAAATAGCCAATAACTTCCTTGATTCTCTTAAGGCTCTTAACTCCAACAGATACCCTGTCAATGTACCGCACACAATTGACCACTCGCTTTTCTTTACCGTTGGTTTAGGAATTAATCCATGCCCGACCTGTAAAGCCGGGAATGGAAGCAGGGCAGTTGCGTCCATTAATAATGTGACGTTTAGTATGCCAACTACGGCGTTGCTTCAAGCGCATTACTTCAATATTAAGGGTGTTTTTACGACGGATTTTCCCGGAAATCCGCCGATTGTTTTTAACTTTACCGGTGCCGGACCAAAGAATTTGCAGACCACAGTTGGTACCAAGCTATACAAGGTGAAGTACAATGATACTGTTCAGCTTGTGCTGCAAGATACTGGGATCATTGCACCTGAGAGCCACCCGGTTCATCTTCATGGATTCAATTTCTATATTATTGGTCGGGGAGTTGggaattataataataaaacgGATCCAAAGAGCTTCAACCTTGTTGATCCGGTTGAAAGAAACACTGTTGGAGTACCAACTGGAGGCTGGGTTGCTATTAGATTCAGAGCTGATAATCcag GGGTTTGGTTCATGCATTGCCATCTGGAAGTGCACACAACATGGGGACTAAAGATGGCATTTTTGGTGGAAAATGGGAAAGGTCCTAAACAATCAGTGATACTACCACCAAAAGATCTTCCAAAATGTTAG